A region of the Flavobacteriaceae bacterium MAR_2010_188 genome:
TGGGAATACCAATACAACCAACAAGCCTTGGGGAACCATAGAAGAAAATGGCGTTGGGAAATTTAATGACTTTACCGACAAAGCGTTACAAGAGATTAAAGATTTAGGGGTTACCTATATTTGGTACACCGGAGTTCCACATCATGCCCTAATAAGGGATTATTCACAATACGGGATTTCTCATGATGATCCAGATGTCGTTAAAGGAAGAGCTGGTTCTCCATATGCAGTAAAAGATTACTATAACGTTAATCCGGACCTTGCCGAAAATCCAGCTAACCGATTGGAGGAATTTAAGAGCTTGATTGAACGTTCACATCAAAATGGCCTTAAAGTTATTATCGATATCGTTCCAAATCACGTTGCAAGAAATTACGATGGTATCACCAATCCAAAAGGAATTGTTGATTTTGGAGCCAAGGACGATACTACTGTAACTTACAAACCGAACAATAATTTTTACTATAACCCTGGCCAGCCCTTTAATGTGCCGTATAGTAAAAATGGATATAAACCTTTAGGAGGGGAGAAGCATCCTATGGTCGACGGGAAATTTATCGAAGTTCCTGCAAAATGGACCGGTAATGGTTCTCGCTTGTCTAGACCGGATTTTAATGATTGGTACGAAACCGTAAAAATCAATTATGGAGTTTCAATAGAAGGTAAAAAGGATTTTGCCGAATTACCAAGCGATTTTAGAGTCAAGGATTATAAAGAACATTTCAATTTTTGGAAAGGAAAGAAGATTCCTGATTCTTGGATAAAATTTAAGGATATCGCGTTTTATTGGCTAGATTTTGGGGTTGATGGTTTTAGATACGATATGGCAGAAATGGTGCCTGTGGAATTTTGGAGCTACCTTAATTCTTCCATTAAGATGAAGAATCCTGAAGCATTTCTTTTAGCTGAAGTTTATAATCCAGGATTGTACCGAGATTATATAAAACTTGGCAAAATGGATTATCTGTACGACAAGGTGCAGCTGTACGATACGATTAAGCACATTATGCAAGGCCACGGAAGAACCGATTACTTGCCGGGAATCCAGAATGATTTAAAAGATATAGAGCACCATATGTTGCATTTTCTTGAGAATCATGATGAACAAAGAATCGCGAGCCCAGAGTTTGCTGGTAATGCATTAAAAGGCAAGCCTGCAATGGTGGTTTCTACTACCATGAGTAGTGCGCCCACGATGGTTTATTTTGGACAAGAACTTGGCGAACCGGGCGCAGAAAATGCCGGGTTTGGTAAACCTTCGCGAACCTCTATTTTTGATTATATCGGGGTTCCTTATTTACAGCGTTGGGTAAACAATAAAAAATTTGATGGTGGTCAGTCTTCTGCCCAAACTCTAGAACTTCGCGATTTTTACAAACGACTTTTAAATTACACCATCAATAGCAGTGCGCTAATGGGTGAGTACGGAGACATTCATGCATATAATCGAGAGAACACTATAAATTATACGGATAAAGTATTCTCTTTTGTACGTTACAATAACGATGAAAAAATTATTGTTGTTTCCAATTTTGATTCAAATAATGTTTATACCTTTCAATTGCAATTTCCGCAAGAAATCCTTAACCAACTTAATTTAAAGGACGGCCAATACAAATTGGAAGATCAATTATATCACAATTTTAAAACAGATTTAAATATTCTAAATGGTGAAGCGACATGTCAAATTCATTTAAATCCGCTAGAATCATTCATCTTAAAAATTCAATAAATATGAAACAATTATTAACTGTCTTACTTGCACTTTTAACGTTTGTCGCTTGTAAGCAAGAATCGAAGCAACAAGAGGTTGTCGTAGATGAGGAAACTGCGTCTTACACACCTTTAACAGACGATATTTTAGAAACAGCAGTCATTTACGAGGCCAACATAAGACAATATTCTCCTGAAGGAACGTTTGATGCCTTTACTGAAGATATTCCGCAGTTGAAGGAGTTAGGGGTGAAAATTATTTGGGTCATGCCAATAAATCCAATTTCGGAAATTAAAAGAAAGGCGACTGGCGATAAGTTTACTTCCGAAATTGAAGATGAAACCGAAAGAAAGAAATATTTGGGAAGTTATTATTCAGTTTCAGATTATAAGGCAGTCAATAAAGAATTCGGAACTCTCGAAGATTTTGAAGAATTGGTAAATACCTCCCACGATAATGGAATGTATGTAATCCTAGACTGGGTACCGAATCATACCGGTTGGGATCACCCATGGATTACCGAGCATC
Encoded here:
- a CDS encoding Glycosidase produces the protein MKMRVKLFILSIALIFVSCKSKPTTEPQEHRMVKNYSEKKQVVYQVFTRLFGNTNTTNKPWGTIEENGVGKFNDFTDKALQEIKDLGVTYIWYTGVPHHALIRDYSQYGISHDDPDVVKGRAGSPYAVKDYYNVNPDLAENPANRLEEFKSLIERSHQNGLKVIIDIVPNHVARNYDGITNPKGIVDFGAKDDTTVTYKPNNNFYYNPGQPFNVPYSKNGYKPLGGEKHPMVDGKFIEVPAKWTGNGSRLSRPDFNDWYETVKINYGVSIEGKKDFAELPSDFRVKDYKEHFNFWKGKKIPDSWIKFKDIAFYWLDFGVDGFRYDMAEMVPVEFWSYLNSSIKMKNPEAFLLAEVYNPGLYRDYIKLGKMDYLYDKVQLYDTIKHIMQGHGRTDYLPGIQNDLKDIEHHMLHFLENHDEQRIASPEFAGNALKGKPAMVVSTTMSSAPTMVYFGQELGEPGAENAGFGKPSRTSIFDYIGVPYLQRWVNNKKFDGGQSSAQTLELRDFYKRLLNYTINSSALMGEYGDIHAYNRENTINYTDKVFSFVRYNNDEKIIVVSNFDSNNVYTFQLQFPQEILNQLNLKDGQYKLEDQLYHNFKTDLNILNGEATCQIHLNPLESFILKIQ